From the Streptococcus sp. 29887 genome, one window contains:
- a CDS encoding type II CAAX prenyl endopeptidase Rce1 family protein produces MAIALVYLAIRHFDFKQLNVKLQWDVLFWVLAIFLGAGLLSDLAFDYYDLFPSLTDNFTYLGYLPYYDWNILTAIDKFTSLSRSRVLFSLMNGFYEEFFLGLLLSTNKKYRPLVLLFSTVVRTSFHTYQGFPSALVIGVVFGLFYYFLYTRMYDNILPFFLGHAFADMVGTSFFYLFIAS; encoded by the coding sequence TTGGCAATTGCATTGGTTTATCTCGCAATTCGTCACTTTGATTTCAAGCAATTAAATGTGAAACTTCAGTGGGATGTGCTTTTTTGGGTGCTTGCAATCTTTTTAGGTGCAGGCTTACTAAGTGACTTGGCATTTGATTATTATGACTTGTTCCCCAGTTTGACGGATAATTTTACATATTTAGGTTACTTACCTTATTACGATTGGAATATTTTGACAGCCATAGATAAGTTTACTTCCCTCAGCCGTAGTCGCGTCCTTTTTTCCCTAATGAATGGATTCTATGAAGAGTTCTTCTTAGGTTTGCTATTGAGTACCAATAAAAAGTATCGACCTTTGGTACTTTTGTTCTCAACTGTTGTACGGACATCCTTCCATACCTATCAAGGGTTTCCATCAGCACTGGTTATCGGTGTTGTATTTGGTCTATTCTATTACTTCCTATATACACGTATGTATGACAACATCTTACCATTTTTCCTAGGGCATGCATTTGCAGATATGGTGGGAACAAGTTTTTTCTATCTATTTATCGCTAGTTAA
- a CDS encoding YjjG family noncanonical pyrimidine nucleotidase, producing the protein MSYKYLLFDLDHTLLDFNQGEEVALTQFLEFMDVEDIEAFKAIYRPLNQGMWKELEKGLITKKELINTRFSKTFAHFGREVDGREMALRYQEFIGQQGQIFEGADLLLKELVDRGYQLYAATNGVTYIQENRLLNSPIQTYFKQVFISEQMGTQKPAADFYEKIAEQIGCSDMSKFLMIGDSLTADIQGANNAGMDSVWYNPNQLEKNSKITPTYTISNYQDLLDILL; encoded by the coding sequence TTGTCATATAAATATTTATTATTCGATCTTGATCACACACTTTTGGATTTTAACCAAGGAGAAGAAGTGGCCCTCACTCAATTTTTGGAGTTCATGGATGTGGAGGATATAGAGGCCTTTAAAGCCATCTATCGTCCGCTCAACCAAGGTATGTGGAAGGAACTTGAAAAAGGTTTAATTACCAAGAAAGAATTGATCAACACGCGCTTTTCCAAAACCTTTGCACATTTTGGGAGGGAAGTGGATGGTCGTGAAATGGCCCTTCGCTATCAGGAATTTATTGGTCAGCAAGGTCAGATATTTGAAGGTGCAGACCTATTACTTAAAGAACTGGTTGACCGTGGTTACCAGCTCTATGCGGCGACCAACGGTGTGACCTATATTCAGGAAAATCGTCTCCTCAACTCCCCTATTCAGACCTATTTCAAGCAGGTCTTTATCTCAGAACAGATGGGAACACAGAAGCCTGCAGCTGATTTTTATGAAAAAATAGCAGAGCAAATTGGCTGTTCAGATATGTCCAAATTTCTCATGATTGGTGACAGCTTGACGGCTGATATCCAAGGCGCAAATAATGCGGGCATGGATTCGGTCTGGTATAATCCTAATCAGCTAGAAAAAAATAGCAAGATTACACCGACCTATACAATTTCAAATTATCAAGACTTACTTGACATACTGCTATAA
- a CDS encoding DUF6574 domain-containing protein: MKKIDWIEYFEAVNGRSPEEAEIAAALAAGEFEEEVVETTEEIAQDQGATVQEPVQVTTPVQETSQVIPPVQEPRTQHPVNDAVQQQVHQQPAQPSAFGIFFKQFREWIWSAVKAPTSVVTQSHKYNGWVSLALISLFAALTIYIPLNGIASGVNDFSSSLTGLLNGEFGNGSYGYQAPQVSLGLDILFKSFIGIFLIIFSIVLAGFVVKRYIYKEEQYTFAYSLEYYGRLFAVNAFLYAIAAVASLLGLFTISGIASWMALTAMSAASVYALANFKNSSNMDSLYRYLIAIFVNGLIIFISSLIAFSIIGRMFLAGLF; encoded by the coding sequence ATGAAAAAGATTGATTGGATTGAATACTTCGAAGCGGTTAATGGCCGTTCGCCAGAGGAGGCAGAGATTGCGGCAGCCTTGGCAGCAGGTGAATTCGAAGAGGAAGTAGTAGAAACTACTGAGGAAATAGCTCAAGATCAGGGGGCAACAGTGCAAGAACCTGTTCAAGTAACAACTCCTGTTCAAGAAACAAGTCAGGTAATCCCACCTGTACAAGAACCTAGGACCCAGCACCCAGTCAACGATGCGGTGCAACAACAGGTACACCAACAACCTGCCCAGCCGTCAGCTTTTGGTATTTTCTTTAAACAATTCCGTGAATGGATTTGGTCAGCCGTAAAGGCTCCGACATCAGTAGTAACACAATCCCACAAGTATAATGGATGGGTCTCTTTAGCTTTGATTTCTCTTTTTGCAGCTTTGACGATTTATATTCCTTTAAATGGAATTGCTTCGGGTGTGAATGATTTTTCAAGCAGCTTAACAGGCCTCTTGAATGGTGAATTTGGAAATGGTTCTTATGGATATCAAGCACCACAAGTCAGCCTTGGTTTAGATATATTATTTAAGAGCTTTATCGGTATATTCTTAATTATTTTCTCAATTGTACTTGCAGGTTTTGTTGTAAAACGCTACATCTACAAAGAAGAACAATATACATTTGCTTATTCACTAGAATATTATGGACGCTTATTTGCGGTAAATGCTTTCTTATATGCAATTGCAGCGGTGGCTTCTCTTCTTGGTTTGTTTACTATTTCAGGAATTGCTAGCTGGATGGCTCTAACCGCGATGAGTGCAGCTAGTGTTTATGCTTTGGCTAACTTTAAGAATTCTAGCAACATGGATTCTTTATATCGTTATCTCATTGCAATCTTTGTTAATGGTTTGATTATTTTTATTTCATCATTAATCGCGTTTTCAATTATTGGAAGAATGTTCTTGGCAGGTTTATTTTAA
- a CDS encoding TcaA second domain-containing protein yields the protein MATKEKWVELFEKVVGRKPSPEEFIKAKDLDFDIKQIKAIAGLPVEASQELVQETVEQVKEVVVPASEVVDAVVEPAPIPVSQVQTQPPTPQFAQAKPISRKKKIAFGLGAVAVLGLAAGYYYMDKTTGMDVAIEDFSTAIESNDYDRIANLLSTKEAKWSKTEAKSFISYLNDEGVNIETELKAIEASGGKNTYNDQRGNKLLGLQETGKKLGIFSEYQVVSYPLEITVNSNLSDLVINETKIAANKETSLGEFRFANQSLKAKGTTKLGAFETELQPSLKQASENKLNLNLSTVKKQLKLNLPTEVTGATEIKVIANGKEIATGLQSAVEVLENQRLDISVEFKYEGGGYKTETATVLVDPALTELEGELALSSDTSKKIAEAKKAKEEKEAQARAEQALKSNIQSFMSEYIESMRSSINSRTVRFDKYFDTSSQVYHDYVNYIENGGVAGANINYQSTIDYTVTDVRKDGENYLVTVHNQFREVYLNGKSDTVTKNQVFNVKPNGDSFLIFGVNKE from the coding sequence ATGGCAACTAAAGAAAAATGGGTTGAATTATTTGAAAAGGTAGTCGGTCGTAAACCAAGTCCTGAGGAATTCATCAAAGCGAAAGATCTTGATTTCGATATTAAACAAATCAAGGCTATCGCAGGTTTGCCGGTTGAGGCTTCTCAAGAACTTGTTCAGGAAACAGTTGAGCAGGTAAAGGAAGTAGTAGTTCCTGCCTCAGAAGTTGTTGATGCTGTAGTTGAGCCTGCTCCGATCCCAGTTAGTCAAGTGCAGACGCAACCTCCTACACCTCAGTTTGCTCAAGCTAAACCTATTAGTCGTAAAAAGAAAATTGCTTTTGGTTTAGGTGCTGTAGCGGTACTAGGACTTGCAGCCGGTTATTATTACATGGACAAGACAACAGGAATGGATGTTGCCATAGAAGACTTTTCAACAGCAATTGAAAGTAATGATTATGATAGAATTGCCAACTTGCTATCTACGAAAGAGGCAAAGTGGTCAAAAACAGAAGCGAAGTCTTTCATTTCTTATTTGAATGATGAAGGTGTTAATATCGAAACGGAATTGAAAGCCATTGAAGCTTCTGGAGGAAAAAACACTTATAATGATCAACGTGGTAACAAATTACTTGGTTTACAGGAAACTGGTAAAAAACTGGGCATCTTCTCGGAATACCAAGTTGTTAGCTATCCACTCGAAATTACTGTAAATAGTAATTTATCAGATTTGGTCATAAATGAAACAAAGATTGCAGCTAATAAAGAAACTTCTTTAGGCGAGTTTCGTTTTGCCAATCAATCTCTGAAAGCTAAGGGAACTACAAAGTTAGGCGCTTTTGAAACAGAATTGCAACCCAGCCTGAAACAAGCGTCAGAAAATAAATTGAATTTAAATTTATCAACAGTTAAGAAACAATTAAAATTGAATCTTCCTACTGAAGTGACCGGTGCTACTGAAATTAAAGTAATAGCTAATGGCAAAGAGATTGCAACAGGCCTACAATCTGCGGTAGAAGTATTGGAGAATCAGAGACTCGATATTTCCGTTGAGTTTAAATACGAAGGTGGAGGCTATAAGACGGAGACAGCAACAGTTTTAGTCGATCCAGCTTTAACTGAGCTTGAAGGAGAGTTGGCCTTGTCTTCAGATACAAGTAAGAAAATAGCAGAAGCTAAAAAGGCGAAGGAAGAGAAGGAAGCACAAGCTCGAGCTGAACAAGCACTCAAGAGCAATATCCAATCATTCATGTCAGAATATATTGAGTCAATGCGTTCATCTATCAATTCAAGGACAGTTCGCTTTGATAAGTATTTCGACACCTCTAGTCAGGTTTACCATGATTATGTCAACTATATTGAGAACGGTGGTGTTGCTGGAGCAAATATTAATTACCAATCGACAATCGATTATACCGTTACAGATGTAAGAAAAGATGGTGAGAATTATCTTGTTACTGTACATAATCAA